DNA from Ziziphus jujuba cultivar Dongzao chromosome 2, ASM3175591v1:
AATGACTTCAATTCTACTAATAAATTGGGAGAGGGAGGATTTGGGCCTGTTTACAAGGTATGCCTTTACTTTAATCAAGATTTATATTGATGCTACTTCAATTTTCCTACTTTTTGTATTAACAATTTATTCAACAGGGAACACTTGTTGATGGCAGGGCAATTGCTGTTAAGCAATTATCCCTAACATCCCACCAAGGAAAGAGCCAGTTTGTGAATGAAATTGCCACAATCTCAGCAGTCCAACACCGGAATCTGGTCAAATTGTATGGATGCTGCTACGAAGGACAAAAAAGAATGCTCGTTTATAACAGTGTCTCTGAGACTCACTTCCAAAGAAACGAAGTCAATACCCAAACCTTTTGCTTTCTTATTGGATACATGATAGATTGGCAAAGAAGGTTTTTCATCTGAAAGAAATGGCAGAAACATAAATATTTTCCTTcgtgttttatattatatatgagcGAACTTCATTCTTTTCCCCTTACATACTAATAAAAGCATTGAAATCTTACTTTTGCAAAAGGCACCAAATAGCATGTTTTTCTAAACCTtgcaaattaatgaaaatttaccTTTCAGGAAGGCTAAAATCAGGGTATAGTTCTTCTAAAATCTTTGAAGTCCCAACATTGTTCATAACAGTTCCTACTAAAATATATGGTCCACTAGCTGAAGCTACTTCAAATGCTTGAATATGTGCATATGCTACATCTCTAACATCAACAAACCTATAAACCATGTTGGCTAAGGTTTGTGATCCTGCAggcaaaatttacaaaacaagCTCAACAGTTTGAATCACAAGGTATTTTTCAGTAGAAACAGGAAAGTTTAACTTCTAAGACTTCTAGTTAGTAGTTTGGGCAAATTtaacttattattataattccTAGTTTAGGCAAAATTCTTCCTGAATATCAAAATCTACTAGTTACTAGGTTGTATCTATCTTTAACATGCTAGCTGCGACAAATAAAGCTTCTAAACTTTCTGTCAAATGCTGAATTTAGAAAATACGAGGTACTAAACTGTACCATTTATATGATTCAGAACAATCTCTGCTGGCACATTAAGAGTTGCCTGTAAGAAAGTACCAATAGTAAACTCTGGATGTATGGTGACCACGTCAATCATGTTTTCTTTTGCAAACTTCCATGTAGCATCCTCAGctaaagattttgaaaatgcaTACCAATTCTGGACAAGAAAAATATATGACAAAAAAACATTTAGtagttttacttttatatatgatTAGATGGTTGaaattctatatattatttctaCTAAAAGCATAGTTGAACTATAACCACCACAAGAGGTGGCTTAGAGAAGCGTTAAGCAATACGTCCCATAGAAATTACATACAGAAACTCAACCCACCTTCAACTCCTCACAAACAGCAAGATTTGAAAACCATGTCTCATCAACTACCACATCGGTTATGAGAGGTTTCCCATTGATTGTAAGTGAAACCATGGAAGATGTTACAACTACTCTCTTCACAGAAGGAAATTTTACACATGATCTTAGAACATTCAATGTTCCCTTGTGATTAAGTGAACTATAGCCTTCTTGATCCTGGGTTCAAGTGCAAGGGGCATGCAAATGGAATTTCCCTGAAAGGGTCTTTTCCTAAACCCTTTCAAATTATGAGGTATTTCAAAACACCTccgtttttttattcaattactaaaaattaaaagaaaagacagATGGAAATTCATAGATTAGAATGAGGATATAGTCCAGTGGGTCACAAACCAAACCCAAACATTGGGTAGagtcattttgttttttcgtttcaAAGGAATATTACAATAGATAAGAATTGCAAGAAAGTTCTTGCTTGATATCTTGTAGCCTTGTGGTCAAGTAACTTGAAAAAGCTAGATCccttttttcttggttttttaacATGTAGAACTCTTGAGGTCACATGGAAAATTTGACCGGATGAACATGTTTCATTTACTAATAATGTGTTTgatataattgtttaaaaaaagagacaaaaacCCATCTAATGGTTTGATATTTGCTGACTATCTGCCAGACTAaaagcacattttttttttttttttgggggcattTTCTGTCTTTATCTTTCAGGTTGTCTAACAGGAAGAGCGTCAATTTTTGATCATCAAGTTGAAAAAAAACTTCAACATAGTGGGTCCCCCACACCTTATGTAAGAGGAAGTGTATATACATTTGATGTATTGAAGTCTTTCTCTCCATCAAGTTTACTTGGATTATTCTGTAAGTTCCATTGAAGAGAGAGATAATGGAATTTGGGGTTattgatataattaaaaaatgacgATACAAAATTACCAAAAGGCAATGCCATGTGGATGTGTGGGACCTGCATTTTGTCTAAAGATGGTGCATCCCAAAGGTCAGCCTGCAGGTGCTTAGTGGGTCAGTATATTATATGACTTAAAGCTTATTTTTCATAGGCAATACTGCCCAACCTTCTAGTCCTGTGGTCAAGTGGGTGAGTCGTGTACACAATATTACAGGTTCGAGAAGAGGCaggcaaaacaaaaagaatagaaaaaaaattgaggtaCTTTAAAGTAcctccctttttgtttttttctctaaaattctATTATTCATTTACAACATGGATTTTCaacttaataataaaaatttaatttctacaaCAATTACACATATTTAACCTGTAATGTAACAAATTAAGAAACACGGAAATACtccaagattttctcatttcaaaaataaaaaactggaACTAGAATTCCTGCTGCAAATCCCAACCTAACACACCCTCAAATGAAACCACTTACCAATAAAGCTCTCATCaccaataactttttaaaatttggctTCAAAAGTATCTATTATTAAGTGAGAAAGAAGAATATATCCATGGTGATAATGTGTGAGAATGGGAAGAACCAGTTAGAACAGTGAttggtagaaaagaaaaatatttttggcctGAGAAATCTGAGCACATTGGGAAAGTACCTTAGGAAAGTTTTGATCCTTTTTGCACCCCCCTctcctctaaaaaaaaaaaaaaaaaaaaaaaaaaaaaaaaaagagaagaaaataaaaggaaaaataaagggATGATCTCAAGTTAAAGCAGTAGTATTTTTCATGTTCACTGAACTTCCACTGTAATCTTGTGATTTTGAACTCACGGTGAAATGAAAGTCATATCATGCAAAGATTAATGATTTCAATATGCATGTATGTCCCCTTACAATTAATGCAATAAGTTAATTATGAATAGATCATcacattaatataaaaaattttatagtattttCAATCTTGAAGAATATTGATAAAAgtagattttaatttaaaatttgtagtatttttattttttattttcttccaattactataataaattgatatttaatactGATAATTTCATCTCTACCGAATATAAATATGTTTGATTTGGAAGGTCTCAAATTTAaacatacagaaaaataaaaattattgatgatATGGTTGATCtttaataaattggaaaaattgcAAGCTGAGTTCTGCCAATAATCTTGTAGCCTGGTGGTCAAGTGACCTCCAAAACAAGGTCTTCTTGGTCCTAGGTTCAATTATGGGACATGGAAGTATAAGAGCTTGTCTTAGggaaatgaaagagaaatgAACAACAATTGCAGACTATGAGGTATTTCAAAATGTGGTTAATAAGAAGATGAccaattagaaaaatataaacctAGAAGGTATAACTCTGCAACATCATGTACCGTTGTGGTCAAGTTACTTGTAAAGGTGTTTTGATCCCAGGTTCGAGTGTTGGCaccatatatttatttgtttatttattttcaatcggAACCTGCTGTTTCCCATCAATGAGGTATTTTAAAATACCtctgtttttttattcaatttaaaaataggtcaatttcaccccccccaaaaaaaaaaaaaaaaaaaacaaaaaaaaaaaagggaagaagaaaaaaagaaaacttaaataATAGTCAAAGAGAAAtaaacttttttactttttttttttaaagggaaaatttcctattcaaaaaaaaaaaaaaaaaaacggttgAAGAGAAACAACTTTTTCTAAGGAAAGTAGGTAATATTGGTGCGGATGAGATCATGAAAACTAGtttgataaataagaaaaataaaaataaaaaaattgcaaaataaggTTTGCCTGTACTCTTGTAGCATTGTGATTAAGTAACGGGTCTCCTTGATCCTGAGTTCAAGGTGTATGGGCAAGCATGCATGTATAATATGCAGAGTTTACTTTGGAATTTATGcaaatcttttattttcttctaatttaTTATACTAAGTTTGTATTGAAAACCGATGATTCCATCTCTGTTAGATTTAGAGGCTCAAAAAATTGCAAGATGAGGTTTGCCTGTGATCTTGTAGCCTGGTGGTAAGGTGACCTCAAAGAGGCCTATTTGGTCCTAGGTTCAATTGTGGGCATGCAATTTGGAGATGCTGTTATTTACCCTCACAAAATATGAGGTATATCAAAATACCTCTGTTTTTTGGTTCAACTAGTGAAAGGTCAAAGAGAGAACAAAGTTTATagatatgttttttatttttatattttggtataGTTCAAGCTCTCTGcacatttcaaaaattatgcCTGTGGGAAGGGTTGATAAGAAGATAAGTTCTTAGAAAAGTGAAAATTGCAAGTTTAAGATTGCCAAAACCTTGTAGCCTGGTGGTCAGTGTACCTGCGAGGGTCCTCCTGATCTCAGGTTCAAGTATtggcacaaaatatatatatatatatacacgcgtACGTTTCTTTCTTCCCATGATGAGGTATTTCAAAATAcctctgtttttggttttatcacaagaaaaatattgacgtatattatatatttatatataattttttttttcaataagatCATTACACTTTCACTAGCAAGAAAGAAGATGGAAATTTTTGCTATGCATTAACGATGAGGATGGAATTACTAACGTATAAAAAGTAGAGTGTTAAAGGCATAGTTTGCAGCCTTGTGGTCAATGAACCTAAAAAGGATATTTTGTGTCTTAGGTTCAAGTCTGGGCTTGCAATACCGAACCTGAGGCTAATTGTTAAAAGGTTAGGTATTTCAAAAGACCTTtggttttttattcaattaaaaaatagatcAAAGAGAGACAAACATTTCTTTGTTAAGGAAAATTTCCAATTGAATTGCAAAACAGGGCTTCCCTGATAACTTCTAGCCTTGTGGTGAAGTAACTTGCAGAAGCTCTCTTTGATACTCGGTTCAAGCTTGGGCAAAAACACGCTCTttcaggaaaaataaataaataaataaagagaggTATAGAGATTGAAACCCTCCTTatgatttggcattttccaaCCAAATCTGCAAGAATACAACCACCAAACAACGGATACGTGGAAGAGAAATCTTATAATATAAGGAGCCCACCTGAGGACCATCAAAAGGTTTCTACCTAGCAGTGAGAGTATTAGTTTTGATTGTACATTCAATTAACGTTCTGCTATTAATCTTTTTTGcatacttgttttttttttggtagaaatttCCTGATCATGAAGTGTTCTTGAACATAGCACATATATATTTGGTGCTCATTTGATTGCAGATTCCAAAAGCCTAAGCTGATAGGAAAGTGGATCCAACCATGTATAAACcaacaaaatttattatcaacaCATGCCCCTGATTATACGAGTTGCATTGTCCAACTGCCTTCATAGTCTTTCTAGGAAGGTTTTTCATTAATCactaataaaaatgaataaataaatacgaTACAAAAACCCCACCCATGCACTGCCATGTGGCAGTGTGGGACCAACACTCTACCACATGGCAGTCCACACAGGTGGTCCCAGCCCAACAGTGAGTAGACTAAGATCCAGTGTCTATGTTTGACAGCCTTATAAAACAAAGTTTGAGAAAAGGTTGTACCCACCACCTTGTAGTGGGGTCAGAAAACttgtagcaatttttattttccttcaatgaTTGTTGGAAGATTTGGCCCAAATGAAGATGTTTTATTAACAAGTTACAGACCCACAGAAATATTAGGATGATGAAAACAaggatatatatgttttatttgtaattaaatCCACCATATCATATCCCCTGCCAATTGCATAATTTACATGATTAGAAAACCCTTCTCCTTGAAGCATTCAACACTGTCTCTGAGACTCACTTCCAACGAAATGAAGTCAATGCCCAAACCTTTTGCTTTCTCATTGGATACATGATAGATTGGCAAAGGAGGTTTTTCCTTTTCCCATCTGCAAGAAATGGcaaaaacataaacattttCCTTcgtgttttatattatatatcagcaaaattcatttttttctaaaagcATTGAAATCTTACTTTTGCAAAAGGCACCAAATAGCATGTGTTTCTAAACACTtgcaaattaatgaaaatttaccTTTCAGGAAGGCTCAAATCAGGGTATAGTTCTTCTAAAATCTTTGAAGTCCCAACATTGTTCATAACAGTTCCTACTAAAATATATCTTCCACTTGCTGAAGCTACTTCAAATGCTTGAATATGTGCATATGCTACATCTCTAACATCAACAAACCTATAAACCATGTTCGCTAAGGTTTGTGATCCTGCAggcaaaatttacaaaacaagCTCAAGAGTTTGAACCACAAGGTATTTTTCAGTAGAAACGGGAAAGTTTAACTTCTAAGACTTCTAGTTAGTAGTTTGGGCAAATTTAACTTCTTATTATAATTCCTAGTTTAGGCAAAACTCTTCCTGAATATCAAAATCTACTAGTTACTAGGTTGTATCTACCTCTAACATGCTAGCTGCATCAAATAAAGTTTCTAAACTTTCTGTCAAATgctgtatttaaaaaatatgaggtCCTAGACTGTACCATTTATATGATTCAGAACAATCTCTGCTGCCACGTTAAGAGTTGACTGTAAGAAAGGACCAATAGTAAACCCTGGATGCATGGTGACCACGTCaatcttgttttcttttgcaaACTTCCAAGCAACATCCTCAGCTAAAGTTTTTGAAAGTGCATACCAATTCTGGacaagaaaaatataaacaaacaaaCGTTTAGTAGTTTTACATTTACATATGATTAGAGGGCTGAAATTCTATATGTTGTTTCTACTAAAAGCATAGTTGAACTATAACCGCCACAAGAGGTAGCTTGGAGAAGCATTACGCAATATGTTCCATAGAAATTACATACAGAAACTCGACCCACCTTCAACTCCTCACAAACAGCAGGATCTGAAAACCATGTCTCATCAACTACCACATCAGGTGTGAGAGGTTTCCCATTGATTGTAAGTGAAACCACGGAAGATGTTACAACTACTCTCTTCACAGAAGGAAATTTTACACACGATCTTAGAACATTCAGTGTTCCCTTCACTGCAGGGTCAATTACTTCAGCCTGAAATGTGTGAAGTGAatcatatcaaattttcaatatatatatatatatatagggattaTATGCATATTGAAGGAATTTTCCTTAACCTCAGGATCACTAGGTGAAATAATAACGGGAGATGCCGTATGGAAAACACCTTCACACCCTTCAACTAGAGAATCAAATGATCCTTCTTCTAGTAAATTTGCTTTAAGCAAGTGAAGTCTTTCTTTAGCTCCATCAAGAGAAAGCAAGTGTTCTGTTTTCTTTGGATCATCTGTGGCATATATAACAACAAAGTTCCACTGAGAATTCATACAACCAAGGGAAACATATATGTAACACTATACTAAGATATCGAAAATTCCACAAACTCACTCAATTTAATCCTTAATTCCATCTAAAATGGATGAACTCCTAGTGGGTTTTGAAAGGAAACACCCAAGTTGTTTAAACAGGTCCCCGATTAACCACAAGTTTTATCATATTCGATACAAGGGTTTAACTTCAAACTCCAAgacccaaattttatttttatttcttctagTAAATTAGGAAACAATCAAAACCCAGAATTTGGAAGTGTAAAAAACTATTCCATATAAGTTTGAACGAGTTAGAAAAAGGGGAAGAATAAAAGTACTCACTTGGGTCCCGAACAGAGGCTTTGACAGTATATCCACGTTGTAATAAGAGTTTCACCAGCCATGAAGCTATGAACCCAGAAGCTCCTGTTACACACACCACCTTCCCTCCTCCACTCATCCTTTGCCTCTCTCCTAGCTCTATACCTGCTTTGCAGTTTTTGTGCAGGAATGAGGGAAGGGATTATAGGGACTATGAGTAGCATTGGAAACccagaaaatattaaaaaaatgataatgaatggggaaaaaaaaatataaaaaataatgctgGACTATGTATAAATAAACTAGTCCATAAACTATTATATTAAAGAACGAGACAGAAAACCCTCCTAATGGTTTGGCCTTTGCTGACCATCTGCAAAGACCGTAAGCATTTTCTGTCTTTATCTCTCTGGTTGTGTAGTTGCTAGTAGGGAGAGCATCATTTGTTTAGCTTTTCTGATCGTCACGTTTTTGCTTGGATTATTCATTGAAGATACTATGGAATTTGTGCTCATTGATAATAATAAGTGCACTGCCACGTGCAAATGTGGGACCTCGAATTGTGCCACATGGCAGTCCATGGATGGTGCATTCCAATGGTTAGCGCGTAGGAGAGTCAACATTtgcttattatttatattttaaaaatttaatgtttgaGGAAAGATTGTAGATCAAGTGGGTGGGATTTGACCAATCACACGTTCAAGAGAGCAGGTGGGGCAAAAACAAAcaacagcaacaaaaataacgACACTGCAACCAAAAAGAGGTACTTCGAATACCTccgtttttggttttttcatctataaatatattattattctttcagAAAATGGATTTTCTACATAATATCATAATTTCTACAAactaaaagaaaagataaaaaaatatgaaggaTCGTAATGCCCCTTAGTCTTAGTACGCACTGGTCTTGTTGTTCTTCTCTGTCTcatacatgattttttttttttaatttatttattggttttttttttttaattttttaatttttattttttacagttTCATCCACAAATCCAAAATTTCCTCATTGCCAGAGTAAGAGCTCACTTAAGGATTATCAAGAGGTTTCTAGCTAGTAAGGAGACTATTAGTTTTGACTGTACATTCAACTAACCTTCTGcttttggttgaaattttttgaccatgaagttttcttggacatcaatattttagagagaatatatatttggtgcTCATTTGATtgcaaatttcaaaaacttatgCTGATAGGAAGTGGATTCAACTATATATGCTATATCAAACTAACACAATTTTCATCAACACATGCCTCTAATTATATGAGTTGCATTGTCCAACTGCCTTCAAAGTCTTCCTAGGAAGGTTTTTCATTAATCATCaatcaaataacaaaaaaataaataaataaaataaaaaaaacaatacacATACAAAAATTCCACCCATGCACTGTCATGTGGACGTGTGGGACCGACACTCTACTGGAAGGCAGTCCAGCCCAGCTGTGAGATCCTCATGAGTTGACTAAGAGTCAGTGTCTATGTTTGACAGCCTTAACAAAAAGCAAAGTTTGAGAATAGATTGTTGCCACCACCTTGTAGTCCTGTGGTTTAGCCACCACTTCCATAGGGCTGAAAACTCgtaacaatttttcttttttcctgcaATGATTCTTGGAAGATTTTATGCTTCATTAACAAGTTACAGAAGATTGGagttagacctggcaatttggatcatgacacggcgacacgattcgaaaacgacacggaataaatgggtttgggtttattataaatgggtttgggtcataatcgggtcaatccgtttaacacgattattaatcgtgtcattttcgggttgacctatttaactcgaaattgacccgttacgacccatttattaaacgtgtcagtttcaacccgacacgattatatacctattacaacccatttaaatttaattttaaattaatattttatcactaatataatatttaataactaaaaaatattataaattaaaaattttataaaaataattttctattattaattttttaaaaacaaaaaatacatctttaataaaacaaaaacataaaaataaaaaaaaaattcggattaataggttaattttcgggttaacgggttaataggttagttttcgggttaataggtcaatttcagattaacgggttaataggtcaacacgacccattaaaataatcgtgttaaacgggtcgtgtcgtgttgacctgtttataaacagatcgggttagtgttttaggtacctgacacgattaataaatgggtcgtgttcgggttagatatttttgacacgattattaaacgggttgacacgaacacgacccaccaacacgaattgccaggtataattGGAGTGATGAAAACAAGGACATATATGTTTTACTTGTAATTATATCCACCATGTCATATCCCCTGCCAATGGCATAATTTACATGATGAGAAAACCGGTCTCCTTGAAGCATTCAACAATGTCTCTGAaactatacctggcaattcgggttggtgggtcgtgttcgtgtcaacccgtttaataatcatgtcaaaaatgcctaacccgaacacgacccatttattaatcgtgtcaggtacctaaaacactaacccgacctgtttataaacaggtcaacacgacacgacccgtttaacacgattattttaacgggtcgtgttgacctattaacccgttaacctgaaattgacctattaacccgaaaactaacctattaacccgttaacccgaaaattaacctattaacccgaaattttttttttatttttttaatttttttaatttttttttatttttatgtttttgttttattaaagatgtattttttgtttttaaaaaattagtaatagaaaattatttttataaaatttttaatttataatattttttagttattaaatattatattagtgataaaatattaatttaaaattaaatttaaatgggttgtaataggtatataatcgtgtcgggttgaaactgacacgtttaataaatgggtcgtaacgggtcaatttcgagttaaacaggtcaacccgaaaatgacacgattaataatcgtgttaaacgggttgacccgattatgacccgaacccatttataataaacccaaacccatttattccgtgtcgttttcgagtcgtgtcgccgtgtcatgatccaaattgccaggtctatcTGAAACTCACTTCCAAAGAAATGAAGTCAATATCCAAACCTTTT
Protein-coding regions in this window:
- the LOC132800676 gene encoding phenylacetaldehyde reductase-like; the encoded protein is MVSLTINGKPLITDVVVDETWFSNLAVCEELKNWYAFSKSLAEDATWKFAKENMIDVVTIHPEFTIGTFLQATLNVPAEIVLNHINGSQTLANMVYRFVDVRDVAYAHIQAFEVASASGPYILVGTVMNNVGTSKILEELYPDFSLPER
- the LOC125422238 gene encoding phenylacetaldehyde reductase isoform X1, which codes for MTVHGWNFCIELGERQRMSGGGKVVCVTGASGFIASWLVKLLLQRGYTVKASVRDPNDPKKTEHLLSLDGAKERLHLLKANLLEEGSFDSLVEGCEGVFHTASPVIISPSDPEAEVIDPAVKGTLNVLRSCVKFPSVKRVVVTSSVVSLTINGKPLTPDVVVDETWFSDPAVCEELKNWYALSKTLAEDVAWKFAKENKIDVVTMHPGFTIGPFLQSTLNVAAEIVLNHINGSQTLANMVYRFVDVRDVAYAHIQAFEVASASGRYILVGTVMNNVGTSKILEELYPDLSLPERWEKEKPPLPIYHVSNEKAKGLGIDFISLEVSLRDSVECFKEKGFLIM
- the LOC125422238 gene encoding phenylacetaldehyde reductase isoform X3 is translated as MSGGGKVVCVTGASGFIASWLVKLLLQRGYTVKASVRDPNDPKKTEHLLSLDGAKERLHLLKANLLEEGSFDSLVEGCEGVFHTASPVIISPSDPEAEVIDPAVKGTLNVLRSCVKFPSVKRVVVTSSVVSLTINGKPLTPDVVVDETWFSDPAVCEELKNWYALSKTLAEDVAWKFAKENKIDVVTMHPGFTIGPFLQSTLNVAAEIVLNHINGSQTLANMVYRFVDVRDVAYAHIQAFEVASASGRYILVGTVMNNVGTSKILEELYPDLSLPERWEKEKPPLPIYHVSNEKAKGLGIDFISLEVSLRDSVECFKEKGFLIM
- the LOC125422238 gene encoding phenylacetaldehyde reductase isoform X2, which codes for MLTVFADGIELGERQRMSGGGKVVCVTGASGFIASWLVKLLLQRGYTVKASVRDPNDPKKTEHLLSLDGAKERLHLLKANLLEEGSFDSLVEGCEGVFHTASPVIISPSDPEAEVIDPAVKGTLNVLRSCVKFPSVKRVVVTSSVVSLTINGKPLTPDVVVDETWFSDPAVCEELKNWYALSKTLAEDVAWKFAKENKIDVVTMHPGFTIGPFLQSTLNVAAEIVLNHINGSQTLANMVYRFVDVRDVAYAHIQAFEVASASGRYILVGTVMNNVGTSKILEELYPDLSLPERWEKEKPPLPIYHVSNEKAKGLGIDFISLEVSLRDSVECFKEKGFLIM